A window of the Sandaracinaceae bacterium genome harbors these coding sequences:
- a CDS encoding LamG domain-containing protein → MLTVLLALCAPACGRIAFQTPCSDSPGACGTDVGVGDAGADAAPVDAASDAMVDAGGPGIDDVITDPDGDGQPDLIAFYALDGCSPEDTWGAHDGAVVGTLTSEADRFATADGACRFPANAYVEVSFFADLASPTFSVSVWTRVDWAAISGFGSLYTWRDDNPVSGFNVFARNLAPTGRWELYFAPDPPNATGNPWNSDLFDGTQDDVWHHVAVTYDGTDAVLYLDGAEIARMTSNYNATHTRPLRIGMGTGSGGGTLYPFAGIIDEVALYDRALTAGEVAAIQTR, encoded by the coding sequence GTGCTCACCGTCCTCCTCGCGCTGTGCGCCCCGGCCTGTGGGCGCATCGCGTTCCAGACGCCGTGCTCGGATAGTCCCGGGGCCTGCGGCACCGACGTTGGCGTGGGCGACGCTGGAGCGGATGCCGCCCCTGTCGACGCGGCGTCCGACGCCATGGTGGACGCCGGGGGCCCAGGCATCGACGACGTGATCACGGACCCCGACGGCGACGGCCAGCCCGACCTGATCGCGTTCTATGCGCTCGATGGCTGCAGCCCCGAAGACACCTGGGGCGCGCACGACGGCGCGGTCGTCGGCACCCTCACCAGCGAAGCCGACCGCTTCGCGACCGCCGACGGAGCGTGCCGGTTCCCCGCGAACGCCTACGTCGAGGTGTCGTTCTTTGCCGACCTCGCGAGCCCCACGTTCTCGGTCTCTGTGTGGACCCGCGTGGACTGGGCTGCCATCAGCGGCTTCGGCAGCCTGTACACCTGGCGGGACGACAACCCCGTGTCGGGCTTCAACGTGTTCGCGCGGAACCTGGCGCCGACGGGCCGGTGGGAGCTGTACTTCGCACCCGATCCCCCCAACGCCACGGGCAACCCCTGGAACTCCGATCTTTTCGACGGGACCCAGGACGACGTCTGGCACCACGTCGCCGTGACCTACGACGGGACCGACGCGGTCTTGTACCTGGACGGCGCGGAGATCGCGCGCATGACCAGCAACTACAACGCGACCCACACGCGGCCACTGCGCATCGGCATGGGCACGGGCTCGGGCGGCGGGACCCTGTATCCGTTCGCCGGCATCATCGACGAGGTGGCGCTCTACGACCGCGCGCTCACTGCGGGAGAGGTCGCGGCGATTCAGACCCGGTGA
- a CDS encoding RHS repeat protein produces MTYDDLDGLVVATSRVSGPSTAGMTLTRSALEGHVEQDVLGLVQTEYAVDVSATTPGFGDYQGSTVRANGAEVYASAYQHDGLGRITEWAETVEGVSRVQRFEYDDAGRLVSVRDGLDAPVADYAYDLNGNRTNVVEPDRVLELGVNLGCADSGGVPLARGANDRDELCRHGEYDVAYDANGRLECVRRTRARQPNLRMYPNLDA; encoded by the coding sequence GTGACGTACGACGACCTGGACGGCCTCGTGGTGGCGACGTCGCGGGTGAGCGGTCCGTCTACCGCGGGGATGACGCTGACGCGTTCCGCGCTGGAGGGGCACGTGGAGCAAGACGTGCTGGGGTTGGTGCAGACGGAGTACGCTGTGGACGTGAGCGCGACGACGCCCGGCTTTGGCGACTACCAAGGGAGCACGGTGCGTGCGAACGGGGCCGAGGTGTATGCGTCGGCCTACCAGCACGACGGGCTCGGGCGCATCACGGAGTGGGCGGAGACGGTGGAGGGCGTGAGCCGGGTGCAGCGCTTCGAGTACGACGACGCGGGGCGGCTGGTGAGCGTGCGGGACGGGCTGGACGCGCCGGTAGCGGACTACGCGTATGACCTGAACGGGAACCGCACGAACGTGGTGGAGCCGGACCGCGTGCTGGAGCTGGGCGTGAACCTGGGCTGCGCGGACAGCGGGGGCGTGCCGCTGGCGCGTGGCGCGAACGACCGGGACGAGCTGTGCCGGCACGGGGAGTACGACGTCGCCTACGACGCGAACGGGCGGCTCGAGTGCGTCCGCCGGACTCGAGCCCGCCAGCCGAACCTGCGCATGTACCCCAACCTGGACGCGTAG
- a CDS encoding pyridoxine 5'-phosphate synthase, with protein MARLSVNVNKVATLRNSRGGDEPNVLRAVRACVTAGAPGITVHPRADQRHIRLDDVRAIADELAPIAFQVELNVEGDPRPDLVDLVRALRPAQFTLVPVRPGEITSEAGWPPDTPTEALRDLVAEMRQLGVRTSIFVDPTPAAVDFAASLAADRVELYTEPYARAFERGPEAAQASFAMYTAAAKHARKAGLGVNAGHDLDLHNLPLFKTLPGLSEVSIGHALMSEALFRGLAPVVRDYLDVLR; from the coding sequence ATGGCTCGTCTCAGCGTGAACGTCAACAAGGTGGCCACCCTGCGCAACTCGCGCGGCGGCGACGAACCCAACGTGCTGCGCGCCGTGCGCGCGTGCGTGACCGCGGGCGCCCCGGGCATCACCGTGCACCCCCGGGCTGACCAGCGGCACATCCGCCTGGACGACGTGCGCGCCATCGCGGACGAGCTCGCGCCCATCGCGTTCCAGGTGGAGCTCAACGTGGAGGGCGACCCGCGCCCCGACCTGGTGGACCTGGTGCGCGCCCTGCGCCCCGCGCAGTTCACCCTGGTGCCCGTGCGCCCCGGCGAGATCACCAGCGAGGCGGGCTGGCCCCCCGACACCCCCACCGAGGCCCTGCGCGACCTCGTGGCCGAGATGCGCCAGCTGGGCGTGCGCACCAGCATCTTCGTGGACCCCACCCCCGCCGCCGTGGACTTCGCCGCCAGCCTCGCCGCCGACCGCGTGGAGCTCTACACCGAGCCCTACGCCCGCGCCTTCGAGCGAGGCCCCGAAGCCGCGCAGGCCTCCTTCGCCATGTACACCGCCGCCGCCAAGCACGCGCGCAAAGCGGGCCTCGGGGTGAACGCGGGGCACGACCTCGACCTGCACAACCTCCCCCTGTTCAAGACCCTCCCGGGCCTGAGCGAGGTGTCCATCGGCCACGCGCTCATGAGCGAGGCCCTGTTCCGGGGCCTGGCACCGGTGGTGCGGGACTACCTCGACGTGCTGCGCTGA
- a CDS encoding PaaX family transcriptional regulator, with protein sequence MNVSAKSIILEILSVAPLIHGPSVPVRILVKAADVFEVAENSVRVAIVRLRAEGLVESEERGQYQLGQAALPIDEQVSRWRLLEGQVQPWDGSWLACFTGDLSRTDRPALRRRQQALKMAGFKRLRPGLHVRPANLKGDLAFMGPRLRQLGMEDSAVVFRIANLEPSEESRARSLWDKKALRAVYRDMKDQLEASTKRIDEMQPEDAVREAFLLAREAIRWIVLDPLLPDELVAADERRALVATLSAYTDRALDLWRDFLNLDEEA encoded by the coding sequence ATGAACGTCAGCGCCAAGAGCATCATCCTCGAGATCCTCTCCGTGGCCCCGCTCATCCACGGCCCGAGTGTCCCCGTGCGCATCTTGGTGAAGGCGGCCGACGTGTTCGAGGTGGCCGAGAACAGCGTCCGCGTGGCCATCGTCCGACTGCGCGCCGAGGGCCTGGTGGAGTCGGAAGAGCGCGGGCAGTACCAGCTGGGCCAGGCGGCGCTCCCCATTGACGAGCAGGTCTCGCGCTGGCGCCTGCTCGAGGGGCAGGTGCAGCCCTGGGACGGCAGCTGGCTGGCGTGCTTCACGGGGGACCTCTCGCGAACCGACCGCCCCGCGCTGCGGCGTCGTCAGCAGGCGCTCAAGATGGCGGGCTTCAAGCGCCTGCGGCCGGGGCTGCACGTGCGCCCCGCCAACCTCAAGGGGGACCTGGCCTTCATGGGGCCGCGCCTGCGGCAGCTGGGCATGGAAGACAGCGCGGTGGTGTTCCGCATCGCCAACCTCGAGCCGTCCGAGGAGTCGCGCGCCCGCAGCCTGTGGGACAAGAAGGCGCTGCGCGCGGTCTACCGCGACATGAAGGACCAGCTCGAGGCCAGCACCAAGCGCATCGACGAGATGCAGCCCGAGGACGCCGTGCGCGAGGCCTTCCTCCTGGCGCGTGAGGCCATCCGCTGGATCGTGCTCGACCCGCTCTTGCCCGACGAGCTGGTGGCGGCCGACGAGCGGCGCGCGCTGGTGGCCACGCTCTCGGCCTACACGGACCGCGCCCTCGACCTCTGGCGCGACTTCCTCAACTTGGATGAGGAGGCCTGA